TGCTGGCGTGGCTGGCAAACCTTATTTTGATCCCGGTGGTGACGTTTTACCTGCTGCGTGACTGGGATTTTTTTATTGGCCGTTTGCGCGAGCTGATTCCCCGCTCGTGGGAGGGTGATGCGGTAAAGCTGATCGTTGAGTCAGATGTCGTGTTGAGCGCTTTCCTGCGAGGCCAGCTATTGGTTATGCTGGCGTTGGCGACGGTCTACTCAGCGGGCTTGTGGTTGGTGGGGCTGGAGTTTTCACTGTTGATTGGCGTGATCGCCGGGCTGGTTAGCTTTGTGCCCTACCTTGGTTTTATTGTTGGCGCAGGCTTAGCGACGGTGGCCGCTTATCTCCAGTTCCAGGAGTTTGGTGTGTTGTTGGCGGTGGTGGCTGTTTTTGGTGTTGGGCAGTTGCTGGAAAGCTTTGTTTTAACACCGAAGCTGGTAGGTGACCGAATTGGCTTGCATCCGGTGGCCGTTATTTTTGCAGTGATGGCGGGCGGGCAGCTATTTGGTTTTTTTGGTATTTTACTCGCACTTCCCGTAGCTGCGGTGCTGATGGTTGTGTTGCGGCATATGCACGAGCGCTATCTGCGTAGCCGAATTTATGGGCAGTAGATGCTGATGAACTCAATGGCTGACCAACTCACC
Above is a genomic segment from Gammaproteobacteria bacterium containing:
- a CDS encoding AI-2E family transporter, producing the protein MSSADKHPPLSSIDRVVLLLALLAAGGLLYLFSPILTPFVVSAFFAYMGDPLVDRLEARGVPRAAGVSAVFMGILSACLLVLLVFLPLLQQQLVTLLAKLPHYLEYLQQHWMPAVVAKLGLDPDLFNLATVKTLIVERWQQAGGFAKAFVGSVFSSGLMMLAWLANLILIPVVTFYLLRDWDFFIGRLRELIPRSWEGDAVKLIVESDVVLSAFLRGQLLVMLALATVYSAGLWLVGLEFSLLIGVIAGLVSFVPYLGFIVGAGLATVAAYLQFQEFGVLLAVVAVFGVGQLLESFVLTPKLVGDRIGLHPVAVIFAVMAGGQLFGFFGILLALPVAAVLMVVLRHMHERYLRSRIYGQ